The stretch of DNA TGCGTCAAACTTTAGTCATGTAGATGGTCCTGTAATCAAAGAAACCAATACAGGCGCAATTACCAATTTTACCTACCCAACAGGAGATAATGGGGTTTATGGTGCGATTGGAATTGAGACAAGATTTCACCATGGAGAATTTTATATTGCGGAGTATTTCTACCAAGGTTATGGTACTTATAATGTAAATGCTGCCGAATTAGACCATGTTAGTTCTTTAGAATATTGGATGTTGGATGAATTAATCGGTGGTACTGGTGAACATTTAAAAGTAACCTTGCATTGGGGACCTCACAGTAATGTTATTTCTCCCTCTAGTATGCGAGTAGGGCATTTCTTTACGCAAGCACCTAGTGTCGTCAATCAGTGGGAGCGAGAAGGGAACAGTCCTGTAATTACAGGAACAGTTGTTAATGGAACAGTTACTTCTGATTATGTGACTTCATTTAGCCCATTTACCTTGGCTGATATGCTCAATCAAATTTCTTTGCCGTTAGAATTGCTTCGTTTTGATGCAACAAAGGTAGAGCGTACTACAAAATTAGAATGGGAAGTAGCCAATGAAAAAGCTGGTGATCGTTACTGTCTTCAGCGAAGTGCTGATGCGCAAAATTTTGAAACCTTAGCTTGTTTTGATGCAACAAGTGATAACAACCAAGCCTTCTATAACTACATCGATCAGACTCCTTTGGTTGGTCATAATTATTACCGTATCCATCATATTGATTATGCAGGTGTCAATGATTATAGCAGAACTAGAGTCGTAACATTTGAAGATCCTAATGCAATGGTATTGGTTTATCCTAGCCCTGCTGACGATCGCCTAACCATAGAACTACCCTTGTTGTCTAAAGGAAATTATGCGATTACAATGATTGATGCTTTAGGGCGTATTTTGATGCAGTCAGAATTAACCAATCAGCAATCTATTTATACCATGAATACAGAAAAATTAACAGCAGGTACTTATGTGATACAAGTTCATGCACCTAATGGAAGTGTTCATACAGAAAAAGTGACGATAAGACATTAATGGTATTCAGGCATACCTAAAAAAGGCACGAGCCATCTCTTTATTAGAGGTGGCTCGTGTTTGTATTAAAGGGTATTTTAACTAAAACTTACCATTTGAGTTTTTCCAATCTTCCTTGTTAGGAATTGTCTCAATGATATCCCAATGTTCTACAATTTTTCCTTCCTCTATTCTAAACAAGTCATAATAAGCGACAGGATCTCCTTTGCCAAATTTACCTTCACTAATCGTTAACACAAAATTACCTTCTCCAAGCACTTGATGGAGTTGGTCATATTGAAGGATTAATCCATTATCTGCAAAGTATTTTAAGGCATTTCCTAAGCCATCTAGCCCATCTGCGATAGTTGAATTATGTTGAAGATATTTTTGAGGATTAATATAATCTGTTAATTTTTCTACCTCCCCATTTTTTAAGACATCGGTTACAAAACCTTTAACCAAAGCTTTATTAGCGGCTGTTTTGTCTAAATCAGTCAAGGCTGTTGCGCCATCTAGTTGAGTTCTACCACTTGGATTTGGAGGAGTGATTTCAGCTAGGTTGTCCCAATGTTCAACAATTTTACCTGCTTCAAACCTAAATACATCAAAAGCAGCTTTGGGTCCAAAAAAATCATATTCAGTATGCGTAAAAACATAGTCTCCATCTTCAAAAGCTCGAATAACTTTCGCTTTAAAACCTTCTGGTGGTGCCATTTTCATGAGTTCCCCAAAACCTTCTAAGCCATCGCCAACGGCTAGATTATGTTGGATATATTTGGTCGGATTAATATAACCAATTGGAGTTTGATCACCCGTGTTAAAACTATTGAGTAGGGCAACCACTTTTTCTTTTTTTGATAAGTTCATTTTTTCCTCTTTTTGAGTTGCTGGAATCGTTGGTGTATTACAATTGATAAAACTGTAAAGAAAGACCACTCCAACCAGTACTGTTATTAATTTCATTGTTGTATTGCTTTGGTAAATAATTCAAGGCAAAATTAGCGCAACAAAGCGTGTAAGGAAAGGTAAAAAAGTGCTTTTGGGCTATCCAAATTGGAAAATTGTTATAAATGGGCTTTTCGAAAGGCCTCGGGAGAAGATTGGGTGTACTTTTTAAAAAATTTATAAAAATTAGTAGGCTCATCAAAACCAGCAGTATAGGCAATTTCTTTGATAGAAGCACTCGAATGAATTAATAGTCGTTTGATTTTTGTAACAATCAACTCATTAATAAAATTTTTAGCAGACTTATGGACAATTTCTTGCACTATATTGTTAAGTGTCTTGGTACTACAGCCCATTGTCTGGGCATAATCCATTACTTTTTTTGTTTTAAAGCAATTGGTCTCTACTAATTTTTGAAAGGCAATAAATTCGGTTAGGTATTTTCGAGGAGTTAAATCACATCCTTTTTGAGCCTTGGCACGATACAGCTTTGCAATAAGAATATGTAAGAGACTTCGTATGATTCCCAACGAATAATCATCAACTACTTGGGTATACTCATTTTGAATATGTTGCCCTAATTGCAGTATATCCGCATATTCTATTGGTGTTAGTTGAATTTTGGGTGAACTCAATAATTCATTAAATAATTGTAGTGCTTTTAGGGCTTCCTGTTGCTCCAAATAACTGGCAATAAAGTCATCTGTAAAAAAGAATAAAAGCCCCTCTGCCTTGCTGAGATGGAATTTGTGAATTTGATCTTTTCGAATGCTAAGAACAGTACCTTGCTGATAGGAATAATCTGTAAAATCAATTGTGTGGCAACCTTGATGGTTTGTTCCTAATAATAAAATATAAAAATTAACTTGATGGAGTGTCGTTAATTCTGCCTGTAGCCTTCCTCTACTCAATAGCTCCTTTAGACTAACCAAATCAAAATTAGATTTGGGGAGCGTTTGATTCTGAAATTTAATTTGTTCTATTTTAGGAAGCATAGGATATACTAGAATCGTATTGATATTAAAATGTTGGTTCTTTGACAACTTGAGCAGAATAGTGAATTACTTTTTGTTGCTTTTGGGGGCGATGCAAAAAGGAAAAGTCCCACAACTAGGCTATTGCAGCGAGTAAAAGGCGATGGTACATTAATTTAGAAAAATGTTCTGTACTCAGCTTTTTTCTATAAAAAGCAGTAAAACGCTCACTCTTTTTTAGCATTTGTTACAAGAGTCGTTAAAGAACTAAAGGCATTAAGCACTTCGTTTGACCATAGAACTTAATAATAAGCCCAACCCTCCACAGAGCAGCACCAAAATCACAATTAAATCAAAAGCTGACATGTACTGTAAACTAAAGTGTGTGTTGGCGATAACACCAAATATTAATGCCACTAAGGAACCGACTGTGATTAACCAAGCTAAAGGATTGCGAGCATTAAAAAACAGCATGCCAACCCCCAGCATAAAAACAATCATAATGGAGCCAGAAGTAACGCCATAACCTCCAACATTAAATAGAGAATATCTGCCATGAAACATCGTGCCTAGATCTACTCGAATAGAATTTAACATTAGGTACAAACCACCAATAAACATAATAAATCCAAGAAAGAAACGCCCGATATTAGTTCCCATAAGTTTAATGTTGAAGTGTTTAAGAGTTTTTGATAAAAAATAGATAAAACAAAACGGTCTTATGTAAGGGATAACATTACAAGTATACTAAAAAATTCCTAGACCCTAATTTTTTAAGATATTCAATTCTTTGTTATCTTGTATAGTTAATGAAAATATTTGATGTTGATTGAAAAACAGTCATTCACCAGAACAATCAATATTTTTAATTTCGATAGTTCCTCTAAAAATCAAAGCCTACCAACCTTAATTATTTACGAACTATTATAATTTGTAATCACTAGAATATGACCACACAAATAAAATCATTCGAACAGTATCAAGAAGTTTATCAAAAAAGTGTCAACCAACCAGAAGTATTTTGGGAAGAACAAGCTGCCTCTTTTATTTGGCGCAAAAAATGGGACAAAACACTAGATTGGGACTTTAGAAAACCAGCGGTAAAATGGTTTGTGGGTGGTAAATTGAATATTACAGAAAATTGCCTAGATCGCCATTTGGAGACTAGAGGAGATAAAACAGCCATCATTTGGGAGCCAAATGAACCCAATGAGCCTACTATAAAATATACTTACAAAGAGTTGCACGCTGAGGTTTGTCAATTTGCCAATGTGCTCAAAGCAAATGGTATCACCAAAGGAGATAGAGTTTGTTTTTATATGCCAATGGTTGCAGAATTGGCGATTGCTGTTTTGGCTTGTGCTAGAATAGGAGCTGTTCATTCGGTCGTATTTGCAGGCTTTTCTGCCAAGGCGTTGGCTGATCGAGTAAAAGATGCCCAAGCCAAAATGATTATTACTTCAGATGGAAATTATAGAGGGGCTAAAAATATTCCTGTTAAGGCGGTTGTTGATGCTGCTTTAGAGCAGGATTGTGATTCCGTAGAAACTGTTATTGTGTATCAGCGTACACAGACAGCGGTGACGATGCAGGATGGGAGAGATAAGTGGTGGCACGAAGAAATGAAGGGGAAAAGCACAAGCTGCGAGGCAACAGAAATGGATGCTGAGGATATGTTGTTTATTTTATACACTTCTGGCTCTACTGGCAAACCCAAAGGAGTCGTGCATACCTGTGGCGGGTATATGGTGTACACCGAGTATTCATTTCAAAATGTATTTCAATATCAAGAAGAGGATGTGTATTGGTGTACGGCAGATATAGGATGGATTACAGGGCATTCGTATATTGTTTATGGTCCTTTGTTGGCTGGAGCGACAACTATGATGTTTGAAGGAGTACCAACGTATCCCGATGCAGGGCGATTTTGGAAAATTTGCGAAAAACATCAAGTCAATCAATTTTATACGGCACCAACTGCCATTCGAGCGCTACAAGCAATGGGAGATGAGCATGTCACGAATAGCGACTTAAGCAGCCTTAAGGTTTTGGGGACGGTCGGAGAGCCTATTAATGATGAAGCCTGGCATTGGTACAACGAAGTGGTTGGACAACAAAAATGCCCTATTGTAGATACTTGGTGGCAAACGGAAACAGGGGGCATCATGATTTCTGCTTTGGCAGGGCATACGCCTCTAAAACCTTGTTATGCTAGTCTGCCTTTACCTGGGATTCAGCCTTGTTTGGTAGATACTGATGGTAATGAAATTGAAGGAAACGATGTAGAAGGTTTGCTTTGTGTAAAATTCCCTTGGCCCTCTATGATCCGAACTACTTATGGGGATCATGAGCGTTGCAGGCAGGTCTATTTTTCGGCTTTTGAGGATAAATATTTTACAGGAGATGGTGCTAGACGAGACGAAAATGGGTTTTATCGAATCATTGGTCGGGTGGATGATGTTATTAATGTATCAGGGCATCGTTTTGGAACGGCTGAAATTGAAGATGCCATTAATGGTCATCTTAATATTGTTGAATCTGCTGTTGTAGGCTATCCACATGATATAAAGGGGCAGGGGATTTATGCTTATGTAATCGCAAATGATGCGGTGGTTGATGAAGCTGAATTTAGAGAAGAAATCTTATTTATTGTTTCTAAAGAAATTGGACGTATTGCTAAGCCAGATAAGATTCAGATTGTAAAAGGGCTGCCTAAAACTCGTTCAGGAAAAATTATGCGCCGTATTTTACGTAAAATAGCAAGTGGCGATGTCTCTAATTTGGGAGATACTTCTACCTTACTCAATCCAGATGTGGTAGAGGAAGTCATTGGAAGTGCATTGGTTGAATAGAGAGCTTTTATGTAACTCGTTCCCCTTCTTTTGAGTGTGTTGAATCGCTTAAAGGAAGGGGATTTTTTGTTTTAGTGAGGCCCTACATTTTAAGAATACAACAAGTGATCAATCTATTAGATAGAATGTTAAAGAGCATAAAAATTAGACTCGTTGTTTGTATTTAGTCTAAATAAATTATATCTTGCGCTAACTAACTACAGATTAATAAAAAATAAAGGACCATGAATCCACTTGAAATAAATAATACGCCTAGTTCTGTTATTCCAAGTTTTGACTGTAAAGATTGCAAAAAGAAGTGTTGCAAAAAATATAAAAAGGGCAAAAAGCAATGTAAACGTTGTCCCAAGTCACCTCAACTTTAGTAGATGCCATTGAAAAAACTAAGGTCTACAAAAAAAGAGACTACGCTCATGACGTAGCCTCTCTCATTTGTATAGTTAAAAAGCAAATTAGATTATTTATAATCTACCTTTTGGTTTTTTTGCTGTAAAAATAATATCAACCCTACGATCTTTAGAATCGCCAGAAGCACTAGTTTTGGCTCCATTGGTAGGGTCTTCTTCTCCCATAGGAATCAGTGTAACCTTATTACCATCCAACCCTTTATTGACCAAGTATTGACGAACGGCAGTTGCACGGCGCATCGACAATTCCATATTCTTTTTGGCATCACCATTTGTGCTTGCATTACCTTTAATGTATACTCGAATTTCATTGCCTTTAGCTTGCTCTTGATCTAAGGCTTGCTTAACGGCATCTAAATTAGCCTCGGAGGTAGCTCCCAATTTAACAGAACCATTGTCAAAGAAAACCTCCCCCACTTTTTTGTATTTTAGAGGTTGATTGTCGATCATCTTTCTAAGCTTTTTAAGCTCTTCTTGATTCTTTTTAATCTCATTACCATGTTGTTCAATTTTGGAGCTGTTTTCTTTAATAGCATCTCCTTGTTGTTGAATGGTTGTCGTATTTTGCTCCAAAATCGTATTGGTTTCTTTTAGAACGGTTTGTAGCGAATCCGTTCTTTTCCGATTTTCATTAATGGTTAATTCTAATTGATTATTTTTGTCTTTTAACACTTTCATGTTCTCCTGCATTTGCTTAATCTTTTTGTTTTCACCAAAGCGATAAGCCAACATAAGTTCATGTTGAGTTCCCATACTCGTATTAAGTTGAGAATCTACCCCAATGCCAAAGGTATAAGCAAAGACAAACTGCCGCTTAATTTCAACGCCTAGTGTAAGATCAATAGAAGCAGTAGCAGTCGTGTTGTTGCTAGAACGATAGCCAACACCTATCCAACCCATTCCGTCTAAACCAACAATCACATTGGCTTCAGCTTGAAAGGGGATGTTCTCGATGATTCTACCCATGAAAACAGGTTGTAAATAAAAACGGTGTTTTTTCTCAACAGGACCAAATAAGTGTTTATAACTAGCAGAAACTAGCCATTGACGAGTATTGACATACCGAAGGTTGTTGGTACTTAACAACTGAAGTCCTGTATTTAAACCTTGAAGCATCGCAGCACCAATATGAAGTCCCTTCCATTGATAATCTAGACCAGCGCTAAAATCAAAAGAAGTTCCATTGCCTTCAGAGGGCAGCAGTTGATTGTCGTTTGGATTTTCAACCGTTGCCGCAGAATAATTAAACCGTTGATGCACAAATCCCAACGATAGCCCTGCGCTTAGACCGTGTTTGAACGCCTTTTGACTACTAAAAGGAATATGATAAGCATAGGTTGCCATGCCTCCAACATTGGTGGTAATGTGCATCTGATCTACATAAAGCATACCGCCAAGTCCCATATTTCCTAGCTTTTCAGTCTTAATGGGAGATTCTAGGCTTATAGCACCACTAAAGGGCGAATTCGGTAGTGAGGTCCATTGTCTTTTAAAATGCAAACTAACCATACCAAAATCATTTTGCCCCGTTCGAGCTGGATTATATAAGTATGGGTTATAAATATAATGATTGAGTAAGGGCAGTTGTTGTGCTTGAATGCTAAATGCACTAAATAGCAAAATTACCCCTATACATTTTTGAATTGTTTTTAACATGATTTTCAATTTAAAAATTTGAAAAGAGACAAAGCTTCTGTAATTGGGAACGACCAACTTTATTACTGCCGTTCCCTAACAAAGTTGCTTTATCGTTTAATAGTTACAGCACCTTTAATTGTCTTATCCTCATTCTCAAGATGGATAATATACCAGTAGGTACCATCGGGTAAATTTTGACCATTGAATGTGCCATACCAATCATTTTGGTAATTCTGTGTATTTAATACTTCTATGCCACCACGAGATACAATTTGCAGTTGATAAGGTCCTATTGCTGGATCTTGTAAGAAATTGACAGACCAGTAATCATTGACCCCATCTCCATTGGGCGTAAATAAATCAACAATTTTTAAATCTTCGATAGTGGGCTGAGTAACGGTAATATTTAATTTAGTAGAAGCGCTGCACCCCAATGTATTATATGTAGATACGGTATAGGTGAATGTGCCTAATCCTGATGGGGTGAATGTTGGATTTGGAATATTGACATTATCCAAATCTGTGGCTGGCGACCATTCATAACCAATGCCCCCTGCTGCCCATAATTGTATTGGAGTACCAAGTACTGTGTTGGTATCAGCTATAACAGTAATGGATGGAGCAGGAGCAATTTCTACATTAGTCGTATACGTTGAAGAGCAATTATTAACGGTTACAACAACGGTATAAAGCCCCGAATCTGCTTGCGTCGCATTGATAATAGGAGTACGACTAGTTGCCGTGAACCCATTTGGACCAGTCCAAGCATAAGTAGCTCCAAATACTTCCTGTACCTCTAGTTTTAGATCTTCTCCAATACATACGGGGCTATTGCTATTGGCAAGCCCAGCATCAGGAAGTGCTGTAATCATAACTAGGGTAGAAAGCGGTAAGGATGCACAGCCATTGGCATCGGTTGCCACTAAACTATAGAATCCTTGGTGATCTGTTTCTAAGACCGCACTAATCGCTATATCTTGCGTTGTCGCTGTAAAACCATTTGGACCTGTCCAATTATAGGTAGCACCAGAAACAGGCGTAGTAGTAATGCTTAAATCCTCTAATTCGCAAAGTGGGCTATTGCTGGTTAGGCTATTCAATACAGGTCTTGTATTAACAGTGACCGTGGTTGAAGTACTATTTGAGGTACATCCATTTAAGCTAACAGCAACCTGATAGGTTCCTGCTTCTGCTGTTGTAATATTGGTTAAGTTAAAATTCTGTAGGGTTGTTGCAAAGCCATTCGGACCTGTCCAATTATAAGTGGCACCAGCAATCGTACTGGATTGTACAAAAACCGTTTCTCCTTCACAAACAGGACTATCATTAAAAGCCGTTGGTGCAGCAGGAAGTTGACGAACATCAACATTAATGCTTGTTAGAGGTGAAATACAATCGCCAGCATCCTCTGCTACAAAAAATACATAGTTACCTACGGCAAGCGTTCCTGTATTAAAGGTACCTGTAGTGTTGGCTGTAGACATTGTAAAACGCCCTAGCTCTGTATTGTTGTTATCGTAAAATACTAAATCACCACTGCCTGAGCCTGTCGCTGATAAAATAGCATCCGAACCACTACAAATGGTAACGTTGGATGCACTAGGAGGATTAGGACTAGGATTTACAACGACTGTAGCCATTGCCATTGCACTAACACAGCCAGTACTATTGTCCGTTTCATTGACATAGTAAGTGGTTGACTGATTAACGATAGAGAGGGGTAAGGTTGTTCCTGTGCCAATCATATTCGTTCCTGTAGCATCACTATACCAATTGAGGGTACCTCCAGAACCAATAGCTGTTAAGGTAGCAGAATTGCCCTCACAAGTTGTGTCTGCTGTTGTTATAGGTGTCGTAGGAATTGGATCAACGGTGACGGTTGCGGTATCAATGGCACTCATACAACCATTCTGGTCTACCGCTGTTACATAAAAATTGGTAGTTGTAGTTAGATTCCCTGTGACAAAAGTATTGGTAGTTGCCACTAAATTGGTGAGCGGAAGGTCACTATACCAGTTGACACTGCCAGAAGCACTAAGGGTAGCAACATTTCCCGCACATATTGTGATATCAGAAGCAGTAGGAGTAGCAGGAAGCGTATTGACCGTTACACCAATAGCAACTAAACCAGACTCACAGGTTCCATTATCTTCTGTTGTATAAAATACATGATTGCCAGCAGCCAAAGTACCAGCGTTAAAGGTTGCGATAGGATTGCCTCCCATATTTATTCGACCAACTTCAGTTGATGTATTGTCATAAAAAACAATATCTCCTAATCCAGATCCCGTAGCTGATAAAATGGCATCTTGCCCTAAACAAACAATTACTGAATTGGAGCTTGGAGGATTGGGAGTGGTATTAACAACAGCTGTAATAGCGATTATATTACTCAAACAACCATTCGCTGAAACTTCTTGAATATAATAAGTCGTATTCTGAGCTAAAGCAGGTGTTGTCAATGAAGTTCCTGTTCCAACTAATATAGTAGCAGAAGCATCGCTATACCAATTTAATGTTCCTCCTGTTCCCATAGCCAATAATGTAGCAGGAGTGCCTGTGCAAACTGTATCTGGGGTTCCTGTAGGATCAGCAGGCAATGGGTTGATGGTAACGGTAACGGTAGTAGCTGGACTTTCACAGCCATTAGCGTCTATTTGAGTTACATAAAAATCAGTAGTAGTAGTGAGGTTGCCTGTGTTATAGGTTGATCCTGTATTTAATAAATTGGTCAATGCCATATCGCTATACCAATTGGTTGTGCCTGTAGCAGTAGCGATTAAAGTAGTTGAATTGCCAGAGCAAATATTGCTGTTATTCGCAGTAGGTGCAGTGGGGATAGCATTAACTGTGACACTAATTGCTGCAGGGTTGGATAAGCAAGTACCATTGTCTTCACGAACACTATAAGTATGCGTACCAGTTGCTAGAGTACCAGCATTAAAAGTAGCATTAGGATTTCCTCCCATTGTTACCCGACCTACTTCTGTAAGTGTGTTATCATAAAATACTAAATCACCTGTTCCTGTGCCAGTAGCCGAGAGGATGACATCATCTCCATTACAAACAAAAACAGGACTAGTGCTTGGCGTATTGGGCAATGGATTGACCGTGATAGTTACAGCTACTAGGTCACTTTGACAAGCGTTACCATCCGATTCTTGTACAAAATAGGTGGTATTTTGGTTTAATGCAGGACTAGTAAAGGAAGTTCCTGTTCCAACAGCATTATTCCCCGCTGCATCGCTAAACCAAGTTGTCGTTCCACCAGAGGAGGTAGCAGTAAGGGTTGCCGTTTGTCCTAAACAGATAGTCGCTCCAGTTCCCGTAGGATTGGTAGGATTGGGATTAACGGTTACAGTAACAAGAGTAAAAGCACTTTCACAGCCATTATTGTCTATTTGAGTTGTATAATAGTTTGTTGTTGTTGTTAATGCTCCTGTTGTATAAGAACTTCCAGTTCCTACTAAGTTCGTTAGTGCTGCATCCGCATACCAGTTGATACTACCTGTTGAGCTTGCGGACAAGGTTGTAGAACCATTGGCACAAATACTAGTTCCTGAAGCAGTTGGAGCACTAGGTAAAGCATTGACCGTAACACCAATTAGATTGAGTGGTGATTCGCAGCTGCCATCATATTCTCTTACATAATAGGTGTGCGCACCTGCGGCTAATGCTCCTAAATTAAGGCTTGCATTAGGTGTTCCAGTTGACATTGTTGTTCGACCAATTTCAGTTAGACTATTGTCATAAAAAACTAAGTCACCAGAACCTGAGCCCGTCGCAGACAAGATAACATCTTCACCAAAGCAGACGGCTATAGGAGTTGTACTAGGTTGGTTCGGTAATGGATTGACAATAACTTCTGCTGAAGTTAGTGGTCCAGTACAAGAGCCTACCGATTGCCCCGCATAGAATACGGTATTTTGATGGAGTACGGGGGTATTTAAGACTAAGGTAGGGGCAGGACCTGTAGCAATATTAATTTGCCCTAGTGCATCACTATACCAGTTGAGGGTACCTGAACCAGTAGTGGATATGGTAGCTGATTGGCCAGCACAAACAGTATCTAAGGTTACGACAGGACCCGCCGAGGTAGGGATTGCATCAAAATCGAAATAAACGGGAGCAGACCAACCACAACAATTGTCCTTAACTCTAAGGCGAAGATGATAATTGACGGTTGCACCTGTTACGGGAGTAGGAAAAGAAGCTACTTTTGTATTGTAAATGCCAATAGGATTGGTCGTATTGTTTGCCCCTTCAAATAATATCCATTCGTACTCTGAAGCAGCAGCAGGGGTATTCATCGTAAAGGTTTGCCCTTCGCAAATCGTAACTGACATGGCGGGATCAAAGGTTGGCAATGCACGAGCTGTATTAATTTGAACAAAACCAGCATAAGTTACCCCATCAATAATAATATCTTGTGATCCTACTGTCGTGTAAGAAATAATAGCAGGGGTAGAACTGTTGGTATAAGAACTTACTCCATTTTCTAAATCATCAATAAACGAAGCAACAGCAGGAAGTCCCCATGTTCCTCCATTTTTAGTAATGATAATTTCGGAATTTTGACAACCTTCTAATGGCTCATTGGTTATTATTTGAGTGATATTAGGAGACGTTGTTGATGTAACCGCTGCTCCACTAACTGTACGTACTTGCTCACTACGCCCGTTAGCACCAGCACCACCATTACCACCACGACCGCCATTGCCACCACGACCACCAACTCCACCAATTCCTACTTCACAAGAAGAACAACCAAACAATCCTCCACTGGTGCCACCTAAGCCACCACCATTGCCGCCAGAACCGCCGTTGCCACCAGAACCAGCATTGCCTCCAAGCGGAGCTGCACCAGCAACCAAGGTTACATTATTGCGAGTCCCATTACTAGCAACGATAAACATAGAAAAGGACCCACCAGATCCCCAACCACCAGTGCCACCTTGACCACCTTGGCCGCCGCCACCGCCGCCGCCGCCACCGCCTCCGGTGCCGTCGGTACAAAAGAAGCAACCTTGACCGCCGCCACCGCCGCCGCCACCGCCGCCACCACCACCGGTGCCGTCAGTACCACTAGCGCTTTGTCCAGAAGGTAGCCAAAAATTACTAAATGTTGTAGAAATTGGTAATGCAGCGCCATTGGAACCATTTACACCAGGAGTTCCAATCGTTCCCACAGTAGCATTTACAGAACTACAAGAACCACTACCATTAGTGCCATTACCATTGCCATAGGCACCGCCTGAGCCACCAGTACCGCCGCCTCCTGCGCCTCCTGCACCACCATTCCCTCCACGGTTGTCTTCAGCACCAGCAGAACCACCAGAACCGCCACCGCCACCTTGACGGGCAGTTCCAGAGTTGCCTCCTGAACCATTTTGACCTGAATTTCGACAGGAAAAATCATTATTGGTGGGAGCACCAGTAATACCACCGCCGCCTGTACCACCATTTCCTCCACGGTTGGTCGTACAATCATCATCACAATCTGCGGCACTACCTGTACCACCTGTGCTACCAGCAATAGCTGTAGGTCTATTGATACCGTTTATGCCTCTAGTTCCTGATCCTGTATTCATGGTACAGCGTTCTAGATGCCAGCCATTGGAACTACGGAAATAGAAACCATAAACACTATTACCTCTATTAGCTGTTGTTCCAGATGCTGTACCAGAAGTGCCTCCATTTTTTACGTTAAAGGTAATATCTTGGATTAATTGATTGTTCTGTCCAATAGCTTCAACTCCAATGTAGTAGCCTACATTTGTTCCTGTACTACCATCATAGGCAGAAGTTTCTAATGGAGAGTTGATATTGATTGTAGTAGTCAAACTACTATTTTTTCGACCGATACCTAATACAACTTCCCAATCACCATCAATGATAATATCATCACAT from Aureispira anguillae encodes:
- a CDS encoding nuclear transport factor 2 family protein — translated: MKLITVLVGVVFLYSFINCNTPTIPATQKEEKMNLSKKEKVVALLNSFNTGDQTPIGYINPTKYIQHNLAVGDGLEGFGELMKMAPPEGFKAKVIRAFEDGDYVFTHTEYDFFGPKAAFDVFRFEAGKIVEHWDNLAEITPPNPSGRTQLDGATALTDLDKTAANKALVKGFVTDVLKNGEVEKLTDYINPQKYLQHNSTIADGLDGLGNALKYFADNGLILQYDQLHQVLGEGNFVLTISEGKFGKGDPVAYYDLFRIEEGKIVEHWDIIETIPNKEDWKNSNGKF
- a CDS encoding helix-turn-helix domain-containing protein, with the protein product MSKNQHFNINTILVYPMLPKIEQIKFQNQTLPKSNFDLVSLKELLSRGRLQAELTTLHQVNFYILLLGTNHQGCHTIDFTDYSYQQGTVLSIRKDQIHKFHLSKAEGLLFFFTDDFIASYLEQQEALKALQLFNELLSSPKIQLTPIEYADILQLGQHIQNEYTQVVDDYSLGIIRSLLHILIAKLYRAKAQKGCDLTPRKYLTEFIAFQKLVETNCFKTKKVMDYAQTMGCSTKTLNNIVQEIVHKSAKNFINELIVTKIKRLLIHSSASIKEIAYTAGFDEPTNFYKFFKKYTQSSPEAFRKAHL
- the acs gene encoding acetate--CoA ligase, translated to MTTQIKSFEQYQEVYQKSVNQPEVFWEEQAASFIWRKKWDKTLDWDFRKPAVKWFVGGKLNITENCLDRHLETRGDKTAIIWEPNEPNEPTIKYTYKELHAEVCQFANVLKANGITKGDRVCFYMPMVAELAIAVLACARIGAVHSVVFAGFSAKALADRVKDAQAKMIITSDGNYRGAKNIPVKAVVDAALEQDCDSVETVIVYQRTQTAVTMQDGRDKWWHEEMKGKSTSCEATEMDAEDMLFILYTSGSTGKPKGVVHTCGGYMVYTEYSFQNVFQYQEEDVYWCTADIGWITGHSYIVYGPLLAGATTMMFEGVPTYPDAGRFWKICEKHQVNQFYTAPTAIRALQAMGDEHVTNSDLSSLKVLGTVGEPINDEAWHWYNEVVGQQKCPIVDTWWQTETGGIMISALAGHTPLKPCYASLPLPGIQPCLVDTDGNEIEGNDVEGLLCVKFPWPSMIRTTYGDHERCRQVYFSAFEDKYFTGDGARRDENGFYRIIGRVDDVINVSGHRFGTAEIEDAINGHLNIVESAVVGYPHDIKGQGIYAYVIANDAVVDEAEFREEILFIVSKEIGRIAKPDKIQIVKGLPKTRSGKIMRRILRKIASGDVSNLGDTSTLLNPDVVEEVIGSALVE
- a CDS encoding PorP/SprF family type IX secretion system membrane protein is translated as MLKTIQKCIGVILLFSAFSIQAQQLPLLNHYIYNPYLYNPARTGQNDFGMVSLHFKRQWTSLPNSPFSGAISLESPIKTEKLGNMGLGGMLYVDQMHITTNVGGMATYAYHIPFSSQKAFKHGLSAGLSLGFVHQRFNYSAATVENPNDNQLLPSEGNGTSFDFSAGLDYQWKGLHIGAAMLQGLNTGLQLLSTNNLRYVNTRQWLVSASYKHLFGPVEKKHRFYLQPVFMGRIIENIPFQAEANVIVGLDGMGWIGVGYRSSNNTTATASIDLTLGVEIKRQFVFAYTFGIGVDSQLNTSMGTQHELMLAYRFGENKKIKQMQENMKVLKDKNNQLELTINENRKRTDSLQTVLKETNTILEQNTTTIQQQGDAIKENSSKIEQHGNEIKKNQEELKKLRKMIDNQPLKYKKVGEVFFDNGSVKLGATSEANLDAVKQALDQEQAKGNEIRVYIKGNASTNGDAKKNMELSMRRATAVRQYLVNKGLDGNKVTLIPMGEEDPTNGAKTSASGDSKDRRVDIIFTAKKPKGRL